A window of Rufibacter sp. LB8 contains these coding sequences:
- a CDS encoding S9 family peptidase — MNHKLHQWLLAVVCLTFAVGAQAQQKQDITLEDIFRKGTFQARSVYGVNWMRNGQYYSSQVPDQANKAVDIAQVDVTTGQPVSNIIEGEALKVDGKVLDYDNYSFSADETKILFETEHEPIYRRSSKGHFYVYDRASKKLQKLSQGGKQSYATFSPDNKFVAFVRDNNLFYVDLATMQERQITTDGKWNFIINGGTDWVYEEEFGFAQAFFWSPQGNQIAFYKFDETQVPEYNMQMWGPLYPQDYKFKYPKAGEKNAIVTIYTFDLGSGKTTKMDTGTETDQYIPRINWTNTANLLSIRRMNRLQNTLEILHANSQTGQSKVILIEKDKAYIDITDDLTYLANGKHFVQSSEKDGFNHLYLYDMNGKLVRQITKGNWEVSSFYGVDEKNGLVYFTSTEVSPLERHLYSMGLNGKNKKSLTPAKGTHTINLSRDFKYYLDYHSTIHTPTVVSLHTNDGKQVKVLEDNLRLNNILGNFNMPKAEFFQFKSTDNTTLNGYTLKPTNFDPNKKYPVLMFLYGGPGSQEVVDSWRGRNYLWHSMLTQKGYIVTVIDNRGTGGRGADFKKVTYGNLGHYETIDQIEGAKYMGNLPYVDKNRIGIWGWSFGGYMSSLAITKGADVFKAAIAVAPVTNWRFYDTIYTERFLKTPQENAKGYDENSPVFYADRMKGKYLLIHGTGDDNVHFQNSVEMTNALVKANRPFESAYYPNRNHGISGGNTSIHLFTQMTDFVLRNL; from the coding sequence ATGAATCATAAACTTCACCAATGGCTGCTGGCCGTGGTCTGCCTCACGTTTGCCGTGGGGGCGCAGGCGCAACAGAAACAGGACATCACCTTAGAAGACATTTTCAGGAAAGGCACGTTTCAGGCGCGGTCAGTGTACGGCGTGAACTGGATGCGTAACGGCCAATATTACTCTAGCCAAGTGCCCGACCAAGCCAACAAAGCCGTGGACATTGCGCAGGTAGACGTGACCACGGGCCAGCCGGTGAGCAACATCATTGAGGGCGAGGCTCTGAAAGTTGACGGCAAGGTGCTGGACTATGACAACTACAGCTTCAGTGCCGACGAGACCAAAATCTTGTTTGAAACAGAGCACGAGCCCATTTACCGCCGAAGCAGCAAAGGCCACTTCTACGTATATGACCGCGCCAGCAAGAAACTGCAGAAGCTGAGCCAAGGCGGAAAACAGAGCTACGCCACGTTCTCGCCGGACAACAAGTTTGTGGCCTTCGTGCGCGACAACAATTTGTTTTACGTGGATTTAGCCACCATGCAGGAACGCCAAATCACCACAGACGGAAAGTGGAATTTCATCATCAACGGCGGTACCGATTGGGTGTATGAAGAGGAATTCGGGTTTGCGCAGGCGTTCTTCTGGTCGCCGCAGGGGAACCAGATTGCCTTCTACAAGTTCGATGAAACCCAGGTACCCGAATACAACATGCAGATGTGGGGCCCGCTGTATCCGCAGGACTACAAGTTCAAATACCCGAAGGCCGGTGAGAAAAACGCCATCGTGACCATCTATACTTTCGACCTTGGCTCCGGCAAAACCACCAAGATGGATACCGGCACTGAAACCGACCAGTACATTCCGCGCATCAACTGGACCAACACGGCCAACCTGTTGTCTATCAGAAGGATGAACCGTCTGCAGAATACATTGGAGATTCTGCACGCCAACAGCCAAACCGGCCAAAGCAAGGTCATCCTCATCGAAAAAGACAAAGCCTACATTGACATCACCGATGATTTGACCTACCTGGCCAACGGCAAGCATTTTGTGCAGAGCTCAGAGAAAGACGGGTTCAACCACCTGTACCTCTATGACATGAACGGCAAACTGGTGCGTCAAATCACGAAGGGCAACTGGGAAGTGAGCAGCTTCTACGGCGTGGACGAGAAAAACGGGCTGGTGTATTTCACTTCTACGGAGGTGTCGCCGCTGGAACGGCATTTGTACAGCATGGGCCTGAACGGGAAGAACAAGAAGAGCCTCACGCCCGCCAAAGGAACGCACACCATCAACCTGAGCCGCGATTTCAAATATTACTTAGACTACCATTCCACCATTCACACGCCCACCGTGGTGAGCCTGCACACCAATGACGGCAAGCAGGTGAAAGTGCTGGAAGACAACCTCAGACTAAACAACATTCTGGGCAATTTCAACATGCCCAAGGCCGAGTTCTTCCAGTTCAAATCTACGGACAACACCACCCTGAACGGCTACACCTTAAAGCCCACCAACTTCGACCCGAACAAGAAATACCCCGTATTGATGTTCCTGTACGGCGGCCCCGGCAGCCAGGAAGTAGTGGATAGCTGGCGCGGTCGCAATTATCTGTGGCACAGCATGCTCACCCAGAAAGGCTACATTGTGACCGTGATTGATAACCGCGGTACCGGCGGCCGTGGCGCAGATTTCAAGAAAGTAACCTACGGCAACCTGGGCCACTACGAGACCATTGACCAGATTGAAGGTGCCAAATACATGGGCAACCTGCCGTACGTGGACAAAAACCGCATCGGGATTTGGGGCTGGAGCTTCGGGGGTTATATGAGTTCGTTGGCCATCACCAAGGGCGCCGATGTGTTCAAGGCCGCCATTGCCGTGGCACCCGTGACCAACTGGCGCTTCTATGACACCATTTACACCGAGCGCTTCCTGAAAACCCCGCAGGAAAATGCCAAGGGCTATGATGAGAACTCACCGGTTTTCTACGCGGACCGCATGAAAGGCAAGTACCTGTTAATCCACGGCACCGGCGATGACAATGTGCATTTCCAGAATTCCGTGGAGATGACCAACGCCCTGGTGAAAGCCAACCGTCCGTTTGAGAGCGCCTATTATCCTAACCGGAACCACGGCATCAGCGGCGGCAATACCAGCATTCACCTGTTTACCCAGATGACAGACTTCGTGTTGAGGAATTTGTAG
- a CDS encoding L-threonylcarbamoyladenylate synthase: MAEIGRDIARAASFLSQGELVAIPTETVYGLAANAYDEAAVVKIFEAKNRPAFDPLIVHTHSVAELSKIAREVPDVAYLLAEKFMPGPLTLILPKAEHVPLLVTSGHDSVGVRIPHHPLTLKLLQSLPFPLAAPSANPFGYVSPTTAQHVQDQLGNRLPYILDGGASHIGIESTIIRLDGHQVEVLRLGGLALEDLEDVVQISKAKIKTSSSNPAAPGMLSSHYSPRIKVLLGSISDNLQAVNPERVGIISLQGLYPNVPLDQQVQLSATGNLAEAARHLFSALRSLDGLNIDLILAEPMPEQGLGRAINDRLQRASFQG; this comes from the coding sequence ATGGCAGAGATTGGCAGAGACATAGCGCGGGCCGCTTCTTTTTTATCGCAGGGCGAATTAGTGGCCATCCCCACCGAAACGGTGTACGGCCTGGCCGCCAACGCCTATGATGAAGCCGCCGTGGTCAAAATCTTTGAGGCGAAGAACCGCCCTGCCTTTGACCCGCTCATTGTCCACACACATTCCGTAGCCGAACTTTCCAAAATAGCCCGCGAAGTACCCGATGTGGCCTACCTGCTGGCGGAGAAGTTCATGCCCGGCCCATTAACGCTCATTCTTCCCAAAGCCGAGCACGTGCCGCTGCTGGTAACGTCTGGCCATGACTCAGTTGGCGTGAGAATTCCCCACCACCCGCTCACGCTGAAGTTGTTGCAAAGCCTGCCGTTCCCCTTGGCGGCGCCCAGCGCGAACCCGTTCGGGTACGTGAGCCCCACCACCGCGCAACACGTGCAGGACCAATTAGGAAATAGATTACCCTACATCTTAGACGGCGGTGCCAGCCACATAGGGATTGAATCTACCATTATTCGGCTAGACGGCCACCAGGTGGAAGTGCTCCGCCTGGGCGGATTGGCATTAGAAGACCTGGAAGACGTGGTGCAAATCTCCAAAGCGAAAATCAAGACCTCGTCCTCCAACCCCGCCGCGCCCGGCATGCTCAGCAGCCATTATTCCCCGCGCATAAAAGTGCTGTTAGGCTCCATCTCAGATAACCTGCAAGCAGTGAACCCTGAGCGTGTGGGCATTATTTCCCTCCAAGGCCTCTACCCCAACGTGCCGCTAGACCAACAAGTACAACTCTCCGCCACCGGTAACCTCGCCGAGGCCGCCCGCCATCTTTTCTCCGCCCTCCGCTCCTTGGACGGCTTGAACATTGACCTCATTTTAGCGGAACCTATGCCAGAACAAGGCCTCGGCCGTGCCATCAACGACCGCCTGCAACGCGCTAGTTTTCAAGGGTAG